CCATGCCGAGGAGCGGGATCTGCCGGGCTTCGAGGGTGGCCGCGATCTCACTTACCAAACGCCGTGAGATGGACCAGCTCTGGCGGATCGCTGGCGGTACGTCCTGGCCCGGGGTCAGCGAGTACAAGCCCGGTTTGTAGGCCAAGCCAGCCGCCAGGGAGTACTGCCGGTGGATGCTGCGAATCCACTGGCGCTGCTCCTTCGGCGTCAGGTTTGGCGCGCTCTCGGGCGGTCCCAGGCTCAGCCAACGGCGGCGCTCGACCAGCCGGAAGAGGGCCGAGCGCCGGCGCCAGGCAGCGCGCTGCGGCTGAAACCAGGTGAGCTCGAGGTCGCCCTCGCGATCGACGAAATAGGGGCGGTAGTAGTCCTGGAGATCGCAGCCGAAGGCCAGCGGCCGACTGTTGTTGCAGAGGTCGTTGTAGGGCAAGAGTTGCAGCACCACCGCATCCGGATCGAGGGCCAGGCCGGCGTGGCGCAGCGCCAGGAGCTGCTGGCCGGTGCCCCAGCCGCCGGCCGCCAGAGGGATCACCTCCCAGCGTTCGCCAGCGTCGTTCAGCCAGTTTTCGAGCAAGCCGGGAAAGGTGGCGGCCCGCGGGTAGGCGCTGCCGAAGGTGAAGGAGTCGCCGAGCAGCAGGAGGCGGCGGACTCCCGGTGGCTTCTGTCGCGGCAGCTCGCCGAAGCGAAACCCCTGGGCGTTCAAGCGGTCGACGTCGGGGCGCTCCGGATTGGCGGTCCAGCCATAGATCGGATGATGGCGAAAAGCGTCTCGGTAGCTCGAGTCGGCACCGGTCAAGCGCACCGCCAGCTCGGCGAGGGCGAGGCCGAGCAGGGCTGAAAGCAGGATGGCGACGGCACGGGCGAGAAGCCGGCCGCGGGCGGCGGAAGGAGCGGAATCCGGTTTGATGGCGGCAGCCTACCAACGGCTCGCCGGACGGGTCAAAGGCCCTTCGTTGGGCTAGTCCCGGCGGCGAGTCAGCCGCAGCTCGTTGCGAACGAAGGGCTCCTCGGTGCCATCGATGATCACTTCCTTGCGCAGCACCAGGGCGTCTCCCCGGCGTTCGATGAGGAGGCGAAACTCGGCCGGTCGGTCGTTGTCCGTACCTCGGGTGGTGAGCCGCCAGGAGCTGCCGTTTGAGGCTTTTTCGGCGATGTCGTAGACGTCGTTGCCGACCCGGAAGCGATTGCCCGTGAGGCGGGCCAGGCGCCCTTCATCGGTGATCTTGGAGCCGTTGGGCTCGGTGAATACGGTGGTGTAGGCGAGGCCACTGCCATCGCGCCGGTAGGTGGTCTCGGTGGGCAGCTCGACACGGGTTTGGTTGTCGCCGTAGTCGAGGTACTCGAGGACTCCGGACCAGGTGCCGACCAGGAAATCGAGCTCCGATCCGGCGCCTGCCGCGCCGCCGCCAGAGGCGCAGCCGAAGGTCGCGAGGGGGATCAGGCAGACCCATGTCCAGAAGGTGGCGCGACGGATTCTCTTCTCGATCATGCTCGGCTCCTTTCCTGTCGACAACCTCTTCGCCGGCGGGCGACCGCTGGATGCTTGGAACTCTCGGCGGGTTGGTCGCGTTCTATGGGCTGAAGACTGCAATCACTAGGGGAGGAACCGAGATGCTGTCATGCCGGTGCCGTCGTGCTGTGCCTGGAATCGCCCTGCTGATCGGACTGATGGTGGCATCCGGCGCCATCGCGCAGTCATCGCCGAGTCTTCTGGAGGAAGCCAACGCCGCCTACGAGAGCAAAGACTTCCGGCGGGCGGGTGAGCTCTTCGAGCGCTCGGCCCTCACCACGCGCAATCCCGGCGAGGCCTACAACGCGGCCTGTAGCTATGCCCTGGCCAAGCTGCCGGAGGAAGCCTTCGGGCAGCTCGAGAGGGCGGTGCGATTCGGCTTCATGGATGCTGATTGGATGCGCCAAGACGGCGACCTGGCCACGCTGAGAGAGGACCGGCGATGGGCGCCCCTGGCCGAGAAGGCGAGCGCGCTGGCGGCTCGTCAGGCGGACTTCTGGCAGGGGCCCGCGTCCGAAGTGCCGTTTCGAGAGGATCTCTCCCTCGACGACAAGCTCGCCGGCTTGGCGACCCTGTGGGCGGAGGTCAAATTCAACTTCGTCAACTTCGACCTGGTGCCCGAGGTCGACTGGGATGCCCTCTATCGAGAGTCTTTGCCGCGGGTGCGCCAGTCACGGTCGACGGTCGAGTACTACCGCATCCTGACCCGCCTGATGGCTCGCCTGCGGGATGGCCACAGCAACGTCTACCCGCCGGCCGAGCTGCGCGATGAATTCTGGGGCCGCCCTCTGGTGGCCACTGCTTGGATCGAGCAGCAGGTGATCGTGACCAAGGTTGAGGAACCGGATCTCGGCGTCGGCGTCGGCGATCGGGTGGTCAGTATCGACGGTCAGCCGGCGGCCGACTATGCCCGGCGCCGAGTGGAGCCGATGCAAAGCGCTTCGACGGACCAAGACCTGGCGTCGCGGACCTTCGGTCGGGGGTTGCTCGCCGGGCCCGCCGGCAGCACCGTCACTCTGGCGGTGCGCAACGCCGAAGGCGAGCTCCGACAGGTCGAGTTGACCCGTCGGCCGCTCGCCGAGCAGGCGGTGATGCGGCCGTCCCACCGGCCCTTCGAGCTCTCCTGGTTGGACGGTGACATCGCCCACGTTCGCCTCAACGGTTTCGGGACGCCGGCGGCGGCGGACGGCTTCGCCGCCGCCTTCGACGAGCTGTCGTCGGCCAAGGCTCTGATCCTGGACGTGCGTGAAAACGGCGGCGGCAACAGCTCCGAAGGCTGGCGTGTGCTCTCCCATCTCACCGCCGAGGCGTTGCCCGTGGCGAGCTGGTACACGCGCCAGTATCGGCCGGCCCATCGCGCCTGGGGACGGGGTCCGAGTACCTTCGGCAGGGAGGGCGGTGTGCGGCGGCTCACAGGACCCGGTCCCTACACCGGGCCGGTGGCGGTGCTGATCGGTCCCCGCACTTTCTCGGCGGCGGAAGACTTCGCCCTCACCTTCGATCTCCTCGACCGCGGTCTGCTGATCGGCGAGGCGACCGGCGGCAGCACCGGCCAACCGGTGTCCTTCACGCTGCCCGGCGGTGGCTCGGCTCGGGTGTGCGCCAAGCGCGACCTCTATCCCGACGGTCGCGAGTTCGTCGGCGTCGGCATCCTGCCGGACCGGGTGGTGGCGCCGACCGTCGCCGACTTCCGGGCCGGTCGGGACACCGTCCTCGAGGCGGCCGTCGAGGCGTTGCAGACGCCCGGATGAGATCGCCGCCGCGGAGCGCTGGCTCAGAAGGCCTCGAGATCGACCTCGCTGCGCAGCGTGCCGGCGGGGCTGTCGTAGATGCGAACCGAGCCCGTCTCGGTGTCTTCGATGGTCAGGGTGAAGGCCAGGTTGGTGAGCGCGGCGCGAAAGACCCAGAAGGAACCGTTGACGGGGCGACCGTCGAGGACCTTGACGAAGAGCTCAAGATTGTCGCCGGAGAAGAAGGAGAAGGCGGCCGTCTGATCACTCACGGCGATGGCCAGGGCGGCTCCTCGCTGGCCTGAGCGTGGGTCTTCGAAGTCCACCCGAAGTCGGAAACGACCCTGCAGCAGTTCTGCGAGGGGCTCGCCCGCGGCGACCGGCGAGGAGGGCCCCGATGGCGCCGTTGGCGGTTGCCTTTTGCCACTCTCCGCGGTGCCTTCGAAGGTCCGCGTATCCGCCTGGGCCGGCAGCGTCGCCGGCGGGTTGTAGTAGGTCTCGGCGGTGCCAGTGAGGGTGTCTTCGACCACCATCCAAAGCTCGAGATCGGTCAGGCCGGTCCAGAACATCCAGTGACGACCATTGACCGGTCGGCCGTCGAGGATCTTGACGAAGAGCTCGAGATTGTCCTGGTCAAAGAACCAGAAGCTGCCGGTCTCGGCCGTCACCGCTGCGGCTCTCGCAGTCCCCGAGCGGCCGGTGCGCGGATCGCGCCACAGGGTGCGGATGCGAAAGCGCTGGCGCAGACAGAGGTCCGTTCCCTGGGTGACGCAGCCCTCGTGGAGGGGGATGCGCAGGGCCGAGAGGTTCCCCGGCTCGCGCCAGGCGATGACCGCGCCGCCGGCTGGCGAAGCCGTCACCGTGAAGGGCGCGTCGGGCAGCTCGAAGACCTCACCGAGACCCCGCCCGAGGGCATCGAGGCGGCGCCCTTTGGATGCCAGTCCGAAGCTCCTCCAGGCTGCCAGGAGACCTCCGAATCGGTCACCCACGAGCTGTGGAAAGACGTTGTCATCGCCTTGCGGCTGCGGCTGAATCGGTGTCGGCCGGGTTCGCGGCCGTGCCTCCGAGTCGAGGAGCAGGGAGTGCATCCGATAGTTGTCGAAGACCTCCGGCAGGTCGGCCCAGATGACCACGAAGTCGCCGGAACCTGAGGCTGCGATGGCGGTGGTGGTGCTCGAAATGCCTCGCAGAAGGTCCGTCGGCAGGACTCGGGTCGGTGCTCGGGGCTCACCTCTGGCGGTAAAGGTCCGCGCCATCAGGCGCTGGTCGACGCCGAGGTCGGTGTAGTCCTCGAAGGATACGGCGAAGGTCCCGTCGTTGCCGACCGCAACCCGCGGTAGGGACGGCAGCTCGCGGCGCTCGGTGATCTCGAAAGGGCTGCGGGCGGGTTTTCCGTCGCGTCCGATCATCCGGCCGATGAGGGGGAACAGTCCAGGTTCCTCCCACACCACCAGGCTGGTGCCGTCGGGCGCCGTGGCCATCGCCGGTGGCGTGCCGAAGCGCAGAGAAGCGGCGGTTTCCGATACTCGCAGGGCGCCGGTCAGGGGACGACCCTGATGATCGAAACGGCGACTGACCACGTGGGCTCTGTCGAGCAGCGGAGGCCATGCCTGCCAGGTGACGAGGAAGTTGCCCTGCCCATCGCTGGTGACGTTGGGGCTGCGCTCATCGTTGGTCTGGGACCCGCTCACCGCGATGACCTCACTGCGCGGGTGGCCGTGGGGGTCGTAGATGCGAGCCTCGATTCGCGATGGCTGGAAACGCTGCCAGACCAGCATCAGGTCGCCATCGAGATCGGCTGCGAGGCGATGGCAGCAGGTGTTCTCGATCTCCGGCACCGGAAGCTCGAAAGAACCGTCAGGTGCTTCGGCTGGTATCGGCGCCGCTGGAGCGATGAGGAGAAGGCTGGCGATGCAGCGCCACGGCAGAGTGCGAAGGGTGTTGCGACTCATGGGGCTGTTCTCCGGTCGTTCTCCGCCGGGAAGGTTTGGGTGTCGATATCGCTCGCCAAGCGAAAGGGCGGATTGCGGTATCGCTGCACGGTGCCGAGCCGGCGGTCGGTGATGGTCAGGGTGTAGCCGATGTCGGTGAGCTGAGCGCGGAAGACCCAGAAAGAGCCGTTGATGGGGCGACCGTCGAGAATCTTGACCAGCAACTCGAGGTCGTTCTCGCCGAAGAAGGAAAAGGCCGCCGTTTCCGGGGACAGGGCTCGTCCCTGCCCGACGCCCTGTCCGACCCGCGGGTCGTCGAACTCGAGGCGCAGGGCGAAGCGCCCGTCCTGGAGCTCGACCTCCGCCGTGGCGGCGCCAGCACTGTCGCGGCGGGGCAAAGACGGCGAGCCGGCGTGGACAAGGTCTCGAGTGTTGCTCGGGTTGGCGGAATCGACGAAGGTGGCGGTGTCGGCTTGTGCCGGCGGTGCGAAGGGTGGGTTGTAGTAGACCGCGCTGCGGCCGGTGACGAGGTCTTCCATCACCAACCAGACTTCGAGATCGGTGAGGCCACTCCAGAAGAACCAGAAGCGATCGTTGACCGAGCGCCCGTCGACCACTTTGACGAACAGCTCGCGGTTGCTCGCATCGAAAAACCAGAAAGTTCCGGTGACCTCGCCGAGGGGCGCCGCCTGCGCGATGCCGAGCTGGTCACGGCGCGGGTCGCGCCACCAGGCGCGCACCCGAAAGCGCTCTCCTAGGCAGAGATCTCCTGGCCCGGTCGAGCACTCGAGGGTGCGCGGCAGGGTACGCGTCACGATCCGCCCAGAGTCGACCCAAGCGGCCATCGCCGGGCCCGCGGCTCCTACGGTGAGGCGGACCTGGAGGGTCCACGGTGTGAGGCGGAGGGCCGGGCCCCGAACCGATCCATCGGTCGCCAGCTCGCGGACGAACCATCCCGAGCTTTCGGTTTGCTCTGTCTCGCGATACCAGGCGACCCAGGTGTTGCCGAAGCCGTCGCTCGTCAGCTCGGGAAAGTCGTCATTCAACTCGGTGGAGACTTCACCGCTGGGTACCGCTGGCTCGGCGCGGCCGGTGTCGCCGTCGATGGCGACGCTGAATAGCTCCGGGACGAGCGGAAGGTCGAGGGAATCGGCCCAGGTCAACAGGAATCGATCCTCGCCGGTGGCCGCGACCACCGGGTCGAGGCGCGCGAAGCTCGGGCGGCTACTGGTCAGCGAAAAGCTCGCGGTGCGAGGGCGTCCCGAGGGATCGAAGAGCTTCGCGACGATGTCTCGGCCGAGGTCGGTATTGCCCAAGTTGTTCCACACGACGGAGAAGGTGCCGGCTGCCGAGGTGGTGACTCTCGGCAGCGCCTCGAGGCGCACATCGTCCGGGTCGATGGGACCGTCTCGGAGGAGCTGCACCGGTCCGCGGGGCGTGCCGTTAGAGTCCAGGAAGCGGCCACGGATCGGGGCCGCGTCGAAGAACGATCGATCCCAGACCACCAGCGTGCGGCCGTCGAGGGTGCGCGCCACGTCCGGTCCTCCGAGCGTAATGCCATCGGGCTCGGAGAGCTGGTGGACGGGCCCCACAGGGTTGGCTAAGGCATCGAAGGCTCGGCTGTAGATCAATCTTTCGCCAGCCCCGGGAGCTTTCCAGGCGACGACGAAGCGACCGCGACCGTCGCTCGCGACGGCCGGAGTGATCTGGACGCCGACACCCTCGGGGTCGACCGCGAAGGTCTCCGAGCGTGGGGCGCCGTCGGGACCGTAGAGGCGTCCGAAGAGGCGCGGCTGCTCGTCTTCGAGGCTGTTCCATACGAGGATGCGCCGGCCGGCGAGGTCGCTGGCGATATCGAAGGTGATGGCCTCTCGATCGCCGATAT
This portion of the Acidobacteriota bacterium genome encodes:
- a CDS encoding SGNH/GDSL hydrolase family protein codes for the protein MRLTGADSSYRDAFRHHPIYGWTANPERPDVDRLNAQGFRFGELPRQKPPGVRRLLLLGDSFTFGSAYPRAATFPGLLENWLNDAGERWEVIPLAAGGWGTGQQLLALRHAGLALDPDAVVLQLLPYNDLCNNSRPLAFGCDLQDYYRPYFVDREGDLELTWFQPQRAAWRRRSALFRLVERRRWLSLGPPESAPNLTPKEQRQWIRSIHRQYSLAAGLAYKPGLYSLTPGQDVPPAIRQSWSISRRLVSEIAATLEARQIPLLGMVVPFADTFGPQWVRFHSEPGSWPRGAAGAAIRPGHGTATVEGWLKSRQVPVLSLRRKMLRSPIGAKDFFHPYGKANDRHFNRLGHDQVAQWLLEAMADLGWTEASAPDRWSRSHDLLGLPTAPVATLGLTATPRKATSRSRLGRGQQTRLVFESPQAHDLELAFRFQTVQPMRRIEISINGQLRWRRRTGERQGTRLGDVIPFEVRPGLNQIVFRYRPGVGEGEPAVRFEALELKAPSS
- a CDS encoding S41 family peptidase, translating into MLSCRCRRAVPGIALLIGLMVASGAIAQSSPSLLEEANAAYESKDFRRAGELFERSALTTRNPGEAYNAACSYALAKLPEEAFGQLERAVRFGFMDADWMRQDGDLATLREDRRWAPLAEKASALAARQADFWQGPASEVPFREDLSLDDKLAGLATLWAEVKFNFVNFDLVPEVDWDALYRESLPRVRQSRSTVEYYRILTRLMARLRDGHSNVYPPAELRDEFWGRPLVATAWIEQQVIVTKVEEPDLGVGVGDRVVSIDGQPAADYARRRVEPMQSASTDQDLASRTFGRGLLAGPAGSTVTLAVRNAEGELRQVELTRRPLAEQAVMRPSHRPFELSWLDGDIAHVRLNGFGTPAAADGFAAAFDELSSAKALILDVRENGGGNSSEGWRVLSHLTAEALPVASWYTRQYRPAHRAWGRGPSTFGREGGVRRLTGPGPYTGPVAVLIGPRTFSAAEDFALTFDLLDRGLLIGEATGGSTGQPVSFTLPGGGSARVCAKRDLYPDGREFVGVGILPDRVVAPTVADFRAGRDTVLEAAVEALQTPG